From a single Shewanella donghaensis genomic region:
- a CDS encoding DUF3334 family protein: MDSVQVVNTDDILLKLCHSVTHVLSSTSDSQVTHAGMVQNISRTCLKPDLGCFSIFDGGFSGLVVINFSKEAAIEIYRRYMINMGMPESELAFSHTSDDVANVMGELMNQILGNFIKTISKELQTSISQSQPKMLTINKELTISIDTNLDEAVARRVSFKTADNHIFYLEFAMDKTEFIKLKEFEMEEEIDPDSLIETHGNGANKQNRKSTDIEAVVVVDDADDLLSELGL, translated from the coding sequence ATGGATTCTGTTCAAGTAGTTAACACTGATGATATTTTACTTAAATTATGTCACTCAGTTACTCACGTTCTTTCTAGCACTAGCGACAGTCAAGTGACTCATGCCGGTATGGTGCAAAATATCTCTCGAACATGCTTAAAACCCGATCTTGGCTGTTTTTCTATCTTTGATGGCGGTTTTTCAGGTTTAGTGGTGATCAATTTTTCTAAAGAAGCGGCAATTGAAATATATCGACGTTACATGATCAATATGGGCATGCCTGAATCCGAGCTAGCTTTTTCGCACACATCTGATGATGTTGCGAATGTCATGGGCGAGCTGATGAATCAAATTCTCGGAAATTTCATCAAAACGATTTCTAAAGAGTTACAAACATCGATCAGCCAAAGTCAGCCAAAAATGTTGACCATTAATAAAGAATTAACCATATCAATTGACACCAATCTTGATGAAGCAGTAGCAAGAAGAGTGTCATTCAAAACCGCTGATAACCATATATTTTATCTAGAGTTTGCGATGGATAAGACTGAATTTATCAAGTTAAAAGAATTTGAAATGGAAGAAGAAATAGATCCAGATTCGTTAATCGAAACCCATGGAAATGGTGCGAATAAACAGAATCGTAAATCTACTGATATAGAAGCTGTTGTTGTCGTAGATGATGCAGACGACTTATTAAGTGAATTAGGCTTATAA
- a CDS encoding methyl-accepting chemotaxis protein — MISFLRKLTILKRLFLMLVLAAIGTVCFASFSINEQYNNLISQKHVQINAQVSTATSMLQAIETNLSNLDDEAIKHQALNIIDQIRYLSDESYIVIDQDGSIISNPKDTNTIGRSYQNIIAADGTKPLMTLVTQAKRSTTAELEYQDKEGYSSNVVTMLAGANYYPQWGWTIVAQTSATDVNDSMGGVLINYLIIMMLISIPIFLFFLVLNVSISSPINAAIVAMEDIAKGEGDLSKRLDNSGNDEVAKMADAFNAFVLKISTMVSNLKPLGTELDTDAQLLLVAVEESNQSAELIHSETQSVATAVNQMLATTNDMAQNTNKAADGANNVKSQAEQSHQFMQQTVHETDLLVAELKKAEGVTHELGKSSIEISSILDTIGAISEQTNLLALNAAIEAARAGEHGRGFAVVADEVRALATRTQSSTNEINTIITQIHNGVEQVIKSNTNTQKQSEQLQTKAIQSQEAMTEILQVIDSISDMNTQLASATEEQSQVTEEINRNITTISELTEIAVRSNETNADAAQSLQTISQDVTQTLSQFKT, encoded by the coding sequence ATGATTTCTTTTTTACGTAAGCTCACCATACTCAAGCGCTTATTTCTAATGTTAGTATTAGCCGCTATCGGAACTGTATGTTTCGCTAGCTTTTCTATCAACGAGCAATACAACAACCTGATTAGTCAAAAGCATGTTCAGATAAATGCACAAGTCTCAACGGCAACATCAATGCTTCAAGCAATTGAAACAAATCTGTCAAACTTAGATGATGAAGCGATAAAGCACCAAGCCCTCAATATTATTGATCAAATTCGCTATCTTAGTGACGAGTCTTATATCGTCATCGATCAAGACGGCAGCATTATTAGTAATCCAAAAGACACTAATACGATAGGTCGGTCTTACCAAAACATCATTGCTGCAGATGGCACTAAACCATTGATGACTCTCGTCACTCAGGCCAAACGATCCACCACAGCTGAACTCGAATACCAGGATAAAGAAGGCTACTCTTCTAACGTTGTTACCATGCTGGCCGGAGCAAATTATTATCCCCAGTGGGGCTGGACAATCGTTGCGCAAACCAGTGCGACTGATGTTAACGACAGCATGGGAGGAGTTTTGATCAATTACCTCATTATCATGATGTTAATTTCAATACCTATTTTCTTATTTTTTCTAGTCCTAAACGTCTCTATTAGTTCACCAATTAATGCCGCCATTGTTGCAATGGAAGATATAGCAAAAGGTGAAGGCGATTTATCTAAACGTTTAGATAATAGTGGAAATGATGAAGTGGCTAAAATGGCCGATGCGTTTAATGCCTTTGTTTTGAAGATTTCTACCATGGTATCTAACTTAAAACCCCTTGGTACAGAACTTGATACAGACGCACAATTATTATTAGTCGCCGTTGAAGAGTCTAATCAAAGCGCTGAACTTATTCATAGTGAAACACAAAGCGTTGCTACAGCCGTCAATCAAATGTTGGCAACAACCAATGATATGGCACAAAACACCAATAAAGCCGCTGATGGTGCTAACAATGTGAAATCACAAGCTGAGCAATCACATCAGTTTATGCAGCAAACAGTGCATGAAACAGATTTATTGGTGGCAGAGCTTAAAAAAGCCGAAGGGGTCACTCACGAACTCGGTAAGTCTTCTATTGAAATTAGCAGTATTCTGGACACCATAGGTGCGATTTCTGAACAAACCAATCTACTAGCATTAAATGCAGCGATTGAAGCTGCCAGAGCCGGCGAGCATGGTCGCGGTTTCGCTGTTGTTGCCGATGAGGTACGCGCTTTAGCGACGCGGACGCAATCTTCCACTAATGAAATCAATACCATTATCACTCAAATCCATAATGGTGTTGAACAAGTCATTAAAAGTAATACCAATACTCAAAAACAATCAGAGCAATTGCAAACAAAGGCAATTCAATCACAAGAAGCCATGACTGAAATTCTTCAAGTTATCGACAGTATCAGTGATATGAATACCCAACTAGCCAGCGCAACGGAAGAGCAATCACAAGTAACCGAAGAGATTAATCGTAATATCACCACGATTTCCGAGTTGACTGAAATTGCGGTACGCTCAAATGAAACCAACGCGGATGCAGCTCAATCGTTGCAGACAATCAGTCAAGATGTGACCCAAACATTGAGTCAGTTTAAAACCTAA
- a CDS encoding HPr family phosphocarrier protein, whose protein sequence is MSEKAFFDKTVTIIAPHGIHTRPAALLVKAAKTFDCDVIVECNGKQASAKSLFKLQTLGLYQGQSVKVFAEGEQAEQAVNTVSELLITLS, encoded by the coding sequence ATGTCCGAAAAAGCCTTTTTTGATAAAACCGTTACCATCATCGCTCCCCATGGAATACATACTCGTCCAGCCGCATTATTAGTTAAAGCTGCAAAAACCTTTGACTGTGACGTCATAGTCGAATGTAATGGTAAACAAGCAAGCGCCAAAAGTTTATTCAAATTACAAACCTTAGGTTTATATCAAGGTCAATCTGTTAAGGTGTTTGCTGAAGGAGAACAAGCAGAGCAAGCTGTTAACACTGTGTCTGAGCTTCTCATCACATTAAGCTAA
- the ptsP gene encoding phosphoenolpyruvate--protein phosphotransferase, with translation MAVTGIVVSPGIAFGQAVHISLHHQKVDYRLLPVAQIANECEKAIKATAFLTSHLQNCQSKIAADSEHFHLIDADIMLLEDEDLADELKKYITRFRFSAEVSIERVFAQHADELAQLDDPYMANRSNDVICLGKRLMSAVNGTLLWDVSKLDENSILLAEDLTPAEFATIPLNKIKGIVLKTGGLTSHTAILAKAAGIPALLSCQFDSNDINDGTALIIDAITGELHINPNEFTQQQLQQKSQQEIERRQALKQYIDVPSITIDGHSVCLLANVSSLSDVCQIQDIGAAGIGLFRTEFLLMQVDSVPNEKQQFQLYCDALHSLNGKVLTIRTFDIGADKEIPCLSQNYEDNPALGVRGIRYSLQHKTLFSTQIKAILRAANHGRIRLLFPMVNQIEELEQIFEIIDWCKQQLVDEEKGFGDINIGIMVETPAAVLNLPHLLPKLDFISIGSNDLTQYTLAADRGNPELVKDYPPVSPAMIKFIKMAVDECKAHQTKVCLCGELASDPKLISLLVGLGIDELSVNSASLLDVKAAICNGKFEMFAQQAKKALTLSHIDKLTELLS, from the coding sequence ATGGCCGTTACAGGTATTGTCGTTTCACCCGGAATTGCTTTTGGTCAAGCTGTTCATATTAGCCTGCATCACCAAAAGGTCGATTACCGACTATTACCTGTTGCCCAAATTGCCAACGAATGTGAAAAAGCCATCAAAGCCACGGCATTTCTTACTAGCCATTTACAAAACTGCCAATCAAAAATAGCTGCCGATAGCGAACATTTTCATCTAATTGATGCTGATATCATGCTATTGGAAGATGAAGATCTAGCTGACGAGTTAAAAAAGTACATCACCCGTTTTCGATTTTCAGCTGAAGTGTCTATCGAGCGCGTATTTGCTCAACATGCTGATGAGCTTGCGCAATTAGATGACCCCTATATGGCCAATCGTAGCAATGATGTGATTTGTTTAGGCAAACGGCTCATGTCAGCGGTCAATGGAACCTTGCTTTGGGATGTCTCTAAGCTGGATGAAAATTCGATTTTATTAGCAGAAGATCTTACCCCCGCTGAATTTGCCACAATTCCTTTAAATAAAATAAAAGGAATTGTACTCAAAACCGGTGGTTTAACCAGTCATACGGCGATTTTAGCAAAGGCAGCAGGAATTCCTGCGTTATTAAGCTGTCAGTTCGATAGTAATGACATCAATGATGGTACTGCGCTAATTATCGATGCTATTACTGGTGAGTTACATATCAACCCAAATGAATTCACCCAACAACAACTTCAGCAAAAATCGCAACAAGAAATCGAAAGACGCCAAGCATTAAAGCAGTACATCGATGTTCCCAGCATCACTATCGATGGCCACTCGGTTTGCCTATTAGCCAATGTTAGTAGTCTAAGTGACGTCTGCCAAATTCAAGATATTGGTGCTGCAGGGATCGGTTTATTTCGTACTGAATTCTTATTAATGCAAGTCGATTCAGTGCCTAATGAAAAACAACAATTTCAACTTTATTGCGATGCGCTACACAGCCTTAATGGTAAAGTACTTACGATTAGAACGTTTGATATCGGCGCAGATAAAGAAATCCCCTGCTTAAGCCAAAATTACGAAGATAACCCCGCACTAGGTGTGCGCGGCATTCGTTATAGTTTGCAGCACAAAACCTTATTTTCGACTCAGATTAAAGCCATTTTACGGGCGGCTAACCACGGTAGAATACGTTTATTGTTTCCGATGGTGAATCAAATTGAAGAGCTTGAGCAAATATTTGAGATTATCGATTGGTGCAAACAGCAATTAGTTGACGAAGAAAAAGGCTTTGGCGACATCAATATCGGCATCATGGTCGAAACCCCTGCGGCCGTATTAAACTTGCCACATTTATTACCTAAACTGGACTTTATTAGTATTGGTAGCAACGACTTAACTCAATACACTCTTGCTGCCGACAGGGGCAATCCTGAACTAGTAAAAGACTATCCACCGGTATCACCAGCTATGATTAAGTTTATAAAAATGGCCGTGGATGAGTGTAAAGCTCACCAAACTAAAGTATGCCTTTGTGGTGAATTAGCCAGTGATCCGAAATTGATTAGCTTGTTAGTCGGTCTTGGTATTGACGAGCTGAGTGTCAATAGCGCGAGCTTATTAGATGTTAAGGCAGCCATTTGTAATGGCAAATTTGAAATGTTTGCCCAGCAAGCCAAAAAAGCACTCACACTGAGCCATATTGATAAATTAACAGAGTTGCTGAGTTAA
- the crr gene encoding PTS glucose transporter subunit IIA, with the protein MGFLSRIRRLISGQPPLTGGIEVFAPISGDLVEIEQVPDVVFAEKIVGDGLAINPTGKYILAPIDGTIGKIFETNHAFSIESPQGLELFVHFGVGTVELRGNGFKRLAEEGQQVKVGDPILEFDLDYLTDQVESLLTPVVLANMEDVQYLKKAQGAVTAGKDVIFTVEM; encoded by the coding sequence ATGGGATTTTTAAGCCGTATTCGCCGGTTAATTTCGGGGCAACCTCCCCTTACAGGTGGTATTGAAGTTTTTGCCCCTATTTCTGGCGACCTAGTTGAAATTGAACAAGTACCCGATGTGGTATTTGCTGAAAAAATAGTGGGTGATGGCCTTGCTATCAATCCGACAGGTAAATATATACTTGCACCAATCGATGGCACTATTGGAAAAATATTTGAGACTAATCATGCATTTAGCATTGAGTCTCCTCAAGGGTTAGAACTGTTTGTTCACTTCGGTGTTGGCACAGTTGAACTACGCGGTAACGGTTTCAAGCGATTGGCAGAAGAAGGTCAACAGGTAAAAGTTGGCGATCCTATTCTTGAATTTGATTTGGATTATTTAACTGATCAAGTTGAAAGCCTGCTAACCCCTGTAGTACTTGCTAACATGGAAGATGTGCAATATTTGAAGAAAGCCCAAGGCGCTGTTACTGCCGGAAAAGACGTTATTTTTACGGTTGAAATGTAA
- a CDS encoding arsenate reductase, whose protein sequence is MSSSVIFGIKNCDTVRKARKWLEAENQPFSFHDFREQGISAETITQWTELADWELLFNKRSTSFRALSDEQKTDIDKQKAIALMAEHPTLIKRPVLIQNNKILIGFKAADYQAWFK, encoded by the coding sequence ATGAGCAGTAGTGTTATTTTTGGAATAAAGAATTGCGACACAGTTCGTAAAGCGCGCAAATGGTTAGAAGCAGAGAATCAGCCTTTTAGCTTTCATGATTTCAGAGAGCAAGGTATCAGCGCTGAAACTATTACCCAATGGACTGAACTTGCTGACTGGGAATTACTCTTTAATAAACGCAGTACCAGCTTTCGTGCCTTATCTGATGAGCAAAAAACTGACATCGATAAACAAAAAGCGATTGCACTGATGGCGGAGCACCCTACTTTGATTAAGCGCCCTGTGTTAATCCAAAATAATAAAATACTTATCGGCTTCAAAGCTGCAGATTATCAAGCGTGGTTTAAATAA
- the dapE gene encoding succinyl-diaminopimelate desuccinylase — translation MTQDVLALTKDLISRPSVTPLDEGCQTLMAGRLKEAGFNIEPMVFEDTTNMWARRGTKSPVFCFAGHTDVVPTGDLNKWHTPPFEPTVIDDYIHGRGAADMKGSLAAMIVATERFVAKHPDHNGSIAFLITSDEEGPFINGTTRVIDTLEARNEKITWSLVGEPSSTHKLGDIVKNGRRGSLTGNLTVNGIQGHVAYPHLADNPIHKASPALSELAQMHWDNGNEFFPPTSFQIANINGGTGASNVIPGDLQVMFNFRYSTEVTADELIKRVLNILDAHGLDYDINWVYNGLPFLTGDGPLLEATKAAILDVTGYETDPQTTGGTSDGRFIAPTGAQVIELGPVNATIHKVNECVKISDLEVLALCYESILEKLLC, via the coding sequence ATGACTCAAGATGTACTAGCACTCACCAAAGACTTGATTTCACGTCCATCAGTAACACCACTTGATGAAGGTTGTCAGACATTAATGGCTGGCCGCCTCAAAGAAGCAGGCTTTAATATTGAACCTATGGTATTTGAAGACACCACCAATATGTGGGCAAGACGTGGCACTAAATCACCAGTGTTTTGTTTTGCTGGCCACACCGATGTTGTCCCAACAGGCGATTTAAATAAATGGCATACCCCGCCTTTTGAACCAACAGTGATCGATGATTACATCCATGGCCGCGGCGCTGCTGATATGAAAGGTTCTTTAGCGGCAATGATTGTTGCAACAGAGCGCTTTGTCGCAAAACATCCTGACCACAATGGCTCGATTGCATTTTTAATTACCAGCGACGAGGAAGGCCCATTCATTAATGGTACCACTCGGGTTATTGATACCCTCGAAGCGCGCAATGAAAAAATTACCTGGTCATTAGTTGGCGAACCATCATCGACCCACAAACTCGGTGATATCGTTAAAAATGGTCGCCGTGGCAGTCTGACCGGTAATCTAACGGTTAATGGTATTCAAGGCCATGTAGCCTATCCACATTTAGCTGACAATCCAATTCACAAAGCGTCTCCTGCATTATCAGAACTTGCTCAGATGCATTGGGATAATGGCAACGAATTTTTCCCACCGACCAGTTTTCAAATTGCTAATATTAATGGTGGCACGGGTGCATCCAATGTTATCCCTGGTGACTTACAAGTGATGTTTAACTTCCGCTACTCTACTGAAGTCACCGCTGATGAACTGATTAAACGCGTACTCAATATATTAGATGCCCATGGTTTAGATTATGATATCAACTGGGTATACAATGGCTTACCTTTCCTTACTGGTGACGGACCATTACTTGAGGCGACTAAAGCTGCCATTTTAGACGTAACAGGTTATGAAACAGACCCACAAACCACTGGCGGCACTTCAGATGGCCGCTTTATTGCGCCCACTGGTGCACAAGTGATCGAGCTAGGTCCAGTTAATGCCACTATTCACAAAGTGAATGAGTGCGTTAAAATCTCAGACTTAGAAGTATTAGCCTTGTGTTATGAATCTATATTGGAAAAGCTGTTGTGCTAA
- a CDS encoding M15 family metallopeptidase produces the protein MLNTNIDNPALYGLVQTHLVNIQGYSLTVKTAAAFNQMQQQAAIENIDIQICSAHRTFEKQCSIWNAKAQGKRVLLDLQNHAIDIESLSDNEIVDAILCWSALPGASRHHWGTDIDVFDANQINQQQLKLISDEYLTDGPCGALSSWLQLNAHKFSFYLPYQVDQSGVSPEPWHLSYYPESKQFLTQYDPKNLKLLLSNSNISLKSALINRLDELVERYVYFIADYPIAD, from the coding sequence GTGCTAAACACCAATATTGATAATCCAGCCCTATATGGGCTGGTTCAAACACATTTAGTCAATATTCAAGGTTATTCCCTAACCGTAAAAACCGCTGCTGCATTTAACCAAATGCAGCAACAAGCCGCTATTGAAAATATTGATATCCAAATTTGCTCAGCACATCGCACATTTGAAAAGCAATGCTCTATTTGGAATGCAAAAGCACAAGGTAAACGCGTTCTTCTCGACCTTCAAAATCACGCCATTGATATTGAAAGCTTAAGTGACAATGAGATAGTCGATGCCATCTTATGTTGGTCTGCACTGCCAGGGGCTTCTCGTCATCATTGGGGAACTGATATTGATGTGTTTGATGCAAATCAAATAAATCAGCAACAACTCAAATTAATCAGTGATGAATATTTAACGGATGGTCCTTGTGGTGCCTTATCATCTTGGCTGCAACTCAATGCTCATAAGTTTAGTTTCTACCTTCCTTATCAAGTAGACCAAAGTGGCGTAAGCCCAGAGCCATGGCATTTAAGCTATTATCCGGAGTCAAAACAGTTTTTAACGCAATATGATCCAAAAAACCTTAAACTGCTATTGTCTAATTCAAATATCTCATTAAAATCAGCGCTGATAAATCGCTTAGATGAATTAGTCGAACGATACGTCTACTTTATTGCAGACTACCCTATTGCTGACTAA
- a CDS encoding alpha/beta fold hydrolase, producing the protein MPYQTQSFAINEQSLHFIDQGQGPALFFIHGFLGDSQQWQAQIAELSQSHRCIAVDLWAHGQSSAMPSGTTSLVTITQHCLSLLTYLNIDQCAVIGNGTGGAIAAEMVIAQPKTVSKLVIANSFIGFEPQVNSAKYQSWVDKVAADKQCNDELATTITNMFFTDISESNEFAIKFKQTLMGLQEQQIAQLTLFAPLVFYKRDTLELVEQFTLPCLIIIGAQNKLRTPLEAYLMHDCISGSRQVQMSNAGHMGNQEQADEFTQLLTSFL; encoded by the coding sequence ATGCCTTATCAAACCCAATCTTTTGCAATCAATGAACAATCATTACACTTTATTGATCAAGGCCAAGGTCCTGCATTATTTTTCATCCATGGCTTTTTAGGTGACAGTCAGCAATGGCAAGCCCAAATTGCAGAGTTAAGTCAATCTCATCGTTGTATCGCAGTCGATTTGTGGGCTCATGGACAATCATCAGCTATGCCATCTGGCACCACCTCATTAGTCACAATTACGCAGCATTGCCTATCATTACTCACGTATTTGAATATTGATCAATGTGCAGTCATTGGTAATGGCACAGGTGGGGCTATTGCTGCAGAAATGGTTATCGCACAACCAAAAACAGTCTCGAAACTAGTTATCGCTAATAGTTTTATTGGTTTTGAGCCTCAGGTAAACAGTGCTAAATATCAAAGCTGGGTAGATAAAGTCGCTGCAGATAAGCAATGTAATGACGAACTCGCCACAACCATTACTAATATGTTTTTTACCGACATCAGCGAGTCTAACGAATTTGCGATTAAATTTAAGCAAACGTTAATGGGTTTACAGGAACAACAGATTGCGCAATTAACTTTGTTTGCACCATTAGTCTTTTATAAACGTGACACATTAGAATTAGTAGAACAATTTACCTTGCCGTGTCTGATTATCATTGGCGCACAAAATAAGCTTAGAACACCGCTTGAGGCCTATTTGATGCACGATTGCATTAGCGGCAGCAGACAAGTTCAAATGAGTAATGCTGGCCATATGGGTAATCAAGAGCAAGCAGATGAATTCACCCAATTATTAACTTCTTTTCTATAA
- the can gene encoding carbonate dehydratase translates to MKLLKPLFDNNRRWAERINKEHPEFFEQLAQQQNPEYLWIGCSDSRVPSNQIIDLMPGEVFVHRNIANMVIHTDLNCLSVIQYAVEVLKVKHIMVVGHYGCGGVKAAMSTERLGLIDNWLGHIRDIYRIHNKDLNLLTEQERFNRLCELNVMEQVANVTSTSIVQDAWDRGQEIAIHGWIYGINNGLLTDLDVTVSSEHANNAS, encoded by the coding sequence ATGAAATTACTGAAACCTCTTTTTGACAATAATCGCCGCTGGGCAGAACGCATTAATAAAGAACATCCTGAATTTTTCGAACAATTAGCACAACAACAAAACCCGGAATATTTATGGATTGGTTGCTCTGACAGCCGCGTACCTTCAAATCAAATAATTGATTTAATGCCAGGTGAAGTATTTGTTCATCGTAATATCGCCAATATGGTGATCCACACCGATTTAAATTGTTTATCGGTTATTCAATATGCTGTTGAAGTATTGAAAGTTAAACACATCATGGTTGTTGGTCATTATGGTTGTGGCGGTGTAAAAGCTGCGATGAGCACCGAACGCTTAGGTCTAATAGATAATTGGCTTGGCCATATTCGTGATATTTACCGAATTCATAATAAAGATTTAAACTTGTTAACTGAGCAAGAACGTTTTAATCGCCTATGTGAATTAAACGTCATGGAACAAGTGGCTAATGTCACCAGTACCTCGATTGTTCAGGATGCCTGGGACAGAGGCCAAGAAATTGCCATTCATGGTTGGATTTACGGCATCAATAATGGCTTATTGACCGACTTAGATGTCACCGTAAGTAGCGAACATGCGAATAATGCCAGCTAA
- the kdnA gene encoding 8-amino-3,8-dideoxy-alpha-D-manno-octulosonate transaminase KdnA produces MPGFELFGPEEKQEVADVMENGFTFRYNFDHMRNDRWKTREMEALLCEKMNAKHAHLVSSGTAALQTAMAAAGIGAGDEVIVPPFTFVASVEAVFMAGAVPIFAEIDETLCLSPEGIEAAITPRTKAINLVHMCGSMAKMDEILAVCKKHNLVILEDACQAIGGSYKGKALGTIGDVGCYSFDSVKTITCGEGGAVITNNETIYNHAHMFSDHGHDHVGNDRGAEGHPIMGLNFRISEMNSAMGLAQLRKLDKIIDIQRTNKKLIKDAMQSIPELTFREIPDPEGDSAGFLTFLMPTEERTIEINKKLAENGVDGCFYWYINNWHYLNNWKHIQELKSPAALPITLIKDRPDYTKVQTPKSDAIMSRTISMLIKLSWTEEEIAQRIENIKRAFA; encoded by the coding sequence ATGCCAGGTTTTGAATTATTTGGACCAGAGGAAAAACAAGAAGTCGCTGATGTGATGGAAAACGGTTTTACCTTCCGCTATAACTTCGATCATATGCGTAATGATCGTTGGAAAACCCGTGAAATGGAAGCGCTACTTTGCGAAAAGATGAATGCTAAACATGCACATTTAGTTTCTAGCGGCACAGCAGCATTGCAAACAGCAATGGCAGCTGCAGGTATTGGCGCTGGTGATGAAGTTATCGTACCTCCATTTACGTTTGTTGCTTCCGTAGAAGCCGTATTCATGGCGGGTGCAGTCCCTATCTTTGCTGAAATTGATGAAACATTATGTTTATCACCTGAAGGCATCGAAGCGGCAATCACTCCACGCACTAAGGCAATTAACTTAGTTCATATGTGTGGTTCTATGGCTAAAATGGATGAAATTTTAGCCGTATGTAAAAAGCACAACCTTGTGATCCTTGAAGATGCATGTCAAGCAATTGGTGGCAGCTACAAAGGTAAAGCACTGGGGACTATCGGTGACGTTGGTTGTTATTCATTTGACTCAGTTAAAACCATCACTTGTGGTGAAGGTGGCGCTGTAATCACAAACAATGAGACGATTTATAATCACGCTCATATGTTCTCAGATCATGGTCATGACCACGTAGGTAACGATCGCGGCGCTGAAGGCCACCCTATTATGGGCCTTAACTTCCGTATTTCAGAAATGAACTCAGCGATGGGTTTAGCTCAACTGCGTAAATTAGATAAAATCATCGATATTCAGCGTACCAATAAAAAACTGATAAAAGATGCGATGCAATCAATTCCAGAATTAACCTTCCGTGAAATTCCAGATCCTGAAGGTGATTCAGCAGGTTTCCTAACCTTCTTAATGCCGACTGAAGAACGCACAATCGAAATCAATAAAAAGTTGGCTGAAAATGGCGTTGATGGTTGTTTCTACTGGTATATCAACAACTGGCATTACCTAAACAACTGGAAACATATCCAAGAGCTTAAGTCTCCAGCTGCACTGCCGATCACATTAATCAAAGATCGTCCAGATTACACTAAGGTTCAAACGCCTAAGTCTGATGCCATCATGAGCCGTACTATCTCTATGTTAATTAAACTGTCTTGGACAGAAGAAGAGATTGCACAGCGTATTGAAAACATCAAACGTGCTTTTGCTTAA